The genomic region TGATAGTCTCATAAAAGTAATGTCAAAAAGCAGGTACGGTGCTTTACATGAATTTTTCCGTCATAATTCAATTCATATATCACGCATTTTCtagtttttatttatcattccCTAAATTACTATATTCATATgtcaagcatttttttaaaattctcaTTAATTTGTCCGCCGCACTGCATCTAAGAAACCACATACCAGAAAAGACCGTGAATTGTGATGCTGTTGACGATCGACCTCGGTTGAAATACCGAGGGATTCGTAGTTTTCCAAGGAACACAATCTTTAGTTACTTTTCTGTTTCGACTGCAGGTACCTGGTAACGGAGGGTCAGATATTTGTGGTTTACGTGATCACGTGCGCATGCATGTTCATCCTAATGGCGATGGAGAGGGGCAGGGGCCGTCGTCCGGATGTGAACGGTCGCTTCCTATTGTACACGTTCTCAGCCACCACCGTGCTCACCCTTGCCTGGATAGCGGCGCTCTGGTCCGACCCCATCCTCCGGAACAAGTACCCGGGCATACTATATGTGCCCGAACCTTGGGCTTACTACACGCTCTACTTGAAATAGTTTTCGGAAGcatttttgtctaaattttCTGTTACTAAATGTATTtatcgtttattttatttattactttttgcaATAGATAAGTGAATAAGTAATAGTTCTCTCAATGGTTCCCTTTCGCAGCCATATCAACAATACATTTTGtcttacaatttattttgtgcaaaatCGCCTTTTTTACCCCTCCATTCACAAGCTTTTGTCAGGTTAGTACAAttttgtccggttagcgcagtgttGTCCTGTTAGTGCCACGCAGTGTAGTCCGGTATGGCAGTGTTGTCTGGCACAATTAATCGGATGATATTCATCATTTCCTTATTGCCCTCTATTCGcattttaattttcatgaacgcatactttttgtattttgcTAACATCCtgtttgtgtgattttttttactaatacCGCTGTTAAAGCAAGCATATGTTTTGTCCAACAAAATGGTGTGCAGTATCCCCCTATTGCCTCTCATCAAAGATGAAAACGCGATATCACAAAACTTCGATAACGAAAACGCTCCAGTACGATGaggaaaacgcgacagtacgataacaaaaacgcgataatacgacagtaggatgatgataatgcgaaatactatcgtgttttcaccatcgtaatgtcgcgttttcaccgtcgtagtttcgtgatttcatCATCGtagtatcgtactgtcgcgttttcatcatcgtactgtcgtgttttcatcatcgtactgtcatgtttccatCATCGTTCTGTATTCCGTACATATTTGTAGCAATGCATTACCATATATGGCACAAACTTAAACTTAAAGGGGAAAATGCTAGCGATGTATAACGGAATGCAATATTACCTAATGCATTGAAATCTTTACTGAACGTCTGTTTTTGATAGATATTGTGTCAAGGGACCGTTAAGTATAAATTATACTGGCATTTTATGGCAATCGAAAAACCATGTACCATCTTGCAAGTTGCAAGAAACCATGTGCCTATTTCTTAGTTGCGAGAAACCATGTCGAGCCACCTCGTTAGTTGCATCTTTATAATGGCGAATAATGGACTGAACACGAAATTGGAACGCGACAAACTGACAGACGGAAGCAACCTTATCCTATGTAACTTCTGCCATATCATTTCGAATACCAACCATGAACGAAAAAGATATTGACCAGACACAAACCATCACCAGTTACGCTTATACAAGAATCCTGTGGATGTTTAGTGTGTtgttgtgacattgaccttgaagtTAGGAACACAGGTCTTGGGCTCGAAACATCCTATGGTGGTAACTTCTGGTAATCAATTTTAACATCAAACTATGAACGGCAAAGATATGGACCGGACACAAAATGTCGTCAGTAAGGCTTATATAGCTTAGCATGCTGAGTTGCTGCGACATTGACCTCGAAGGTCTGGAAACGGGTCTTGTAACACAATGGTGGGCCAAGTTGAGAAATTTGCTTGGACCTTGACCTCGAAGGTAGTGGCATCCGTGTCACTTCTGCCAAATAGTATATGAATACGACCATGAGTGAGAAAGATATGGACCGGTCACAAACTATTATCAGTAAGGCTTATACAGCTTAACAACCAAGTTCAGAATGTTGCTGTGACATTGCCATTGAATGTAAGGACAGGGGTCTTGTGCGCATCACATTCTCATGCTGAGGTGATATcttctgttaaaaaaatgaaatccgACCATGAATGAGAAATATATGGACCGTAAAAAACGGGACGGACATAAAGGCGCACATGATTCCTATCATCGTCGGATACACCCGATACATTACTGCGCTATGCTTCAAACGGTGAATCATGCTTTTTGGTTAACAAAAAATCTCGTCAATTATGGCCTTTTAAAAAACCCCATAGTGAACCATTTAGTGAACTAAAATTAACCTAGTGGCATCACAGGATGTGATAAATGCACCGAATGATATCACATTCGACAGGGAGAGCAATTTGAAGGCATGCTAAAATGTTGCTCTATATtctaagaaatatttcaatcgACATTAAGTTATATACAAGTTCTATTTTTCagtcaatataaatgttttaagattaatcaagagaatttacaaaaataaaacaaagttctttaatttttgtatataatacatgtacatcatgcCATCTTGTCCAAGCAAAAGAACCCTCGATATAGTTTGGGAATATGGATCACGGGAGTTATAGTTATAAAATTGGGTACAAATACAAATCGTCATCAACTAATTTCAGACTCACCTTCGTCTTcgaatatttcatatatacaaCAGACTTTTGGCCAAGGTAGGTAATTCAAggttattcatgttttatggcaaattgttaaaaaataaataggttAACGCTTCTCTGTCTGTTGGTTGGTATGTAAACCAagtttttctgtaaaataacTCGAGAATAGTTTGAGATAGGTCCCTTGACAAGTAGGTGACCTCTGTTGACTTCAGGTCAGTACGTCAAAACGAGAAGAAATGCAAGGATCATGGGACCTCAATGGATAGTTGCTTACTTGCTATTGACCAGAAAATAACCGCTTTTCCTTTAGAGGTcattaggtcaaggtcacggaaAAACTGCGCATAAAAACAGGTGAAATGTCTGGAGatgataaatcaatattttcctaACCATAAAGGCTCTAACTTAGTACAGTAAAAACAGtatcaagaaattaaaaaaactcaaTGTTGAAAGAGATCATACCggtataaaaaaatagtatgaatTTTCAGCATAAACATCACTTAAATATCTCGCTCTTCATTCGTTCACTTGGGTTTTCCTAAGTTAACTTTTTTGCTCCACTACctacaacataaaaacaataccGTTCACTAAAGAAGTTTGAAGACAGCATAGCCAAAAGGTCCCTAGTAAGTAGTTTGCAAAGCACAGTTTCAATtcctttattttacatgtattaaacaGTACATTACAAAAATCAAATCCTAAAATACAttcagtttttatataataattggtACAGGCAATATTGACAAggaaatgataataatttagGAGTAGTCTCTTTTATGAGTAAACAACAGAgtgttatatttgtaaataaatctatGATTTTTTGACACTACTGGCAAAAAGCATaactatattttgtaatattgtacTACATTATGCTGTTAGTAAGTAATGAtcaaactatcaaaacaatgattaaCCATTCGAAAGTGTACCaagcattgaaaataaaacctggTACTATCCTTCCCAAAAAAGTGTGTTAAATGCGCATTTAATCTGCATTAAACGCAGCAGTATACTGGCAGCGTATTTTTTGAACGGAGTGAattaaaaacttgaaaaaagtaaacttttggTGTGAAGTGCATTTATTCTACACTTAAAGCATATATTTTGGACTAAAAGCTCAATAATGTACTTAAGCCGATTTTCTGTGTTTAAAGCACATAAGTTTTTTCTGCATTAAAAGCACATTTATGTACTTAAGCGCATTTTTCTGCGTAAATAcggcatttttttcattttaagcgCATTTGggtaaaaagcatattttttttataagttcCTAATCCCAGGTATAACAATTTATAGATTAACAGATTATACAatatctttaattatttttactcCAACAACCGTTCTATGAAAgtatgaaacaaatcaaatgGTCAATCCATATTTGCACTTTCTGATTTCGtcaatatttttcaagtcttcaatatacaattttattgtcCGTGTACTGTATTGATTATAATTGTGTCAATTTAATAGATCATTTATATTAAGCACACTTCCCCCAGGAGGCTAGATTGCAACGActtatgagaaaaaaaatgattttgaagaTATGCTTATGttacttaaaaaatgaaatgtgaaagaaacaacaaggaggctatattaaaaaatcttaacattttttcataacaAAGTTATTAGTACTAAAATGACAATACTAAAATACCTTTCTATAATTATGCAAcggtatatgtattttttaacttaCATGTTAAACCTTTGAGCTCTAGACATTGATCTTGCATATACAGGCTAGCATTTGTTTTCAAGCTTTTTAAAAATTATCTCAAAGCAATCTGGATAAGAACATGCTATGCTTATGTAGATGTAAATGTTTGCCGAAACACTGACAggaaaataaagttttcaatgtttggacttctttaattatattattatgtagaTGACTAAGACAGAAGTAATCTCTTTATGACTGGAACATGACAAGATCGCGGCTGGGCCAACGATCATCTGTATCAGTAAGCAACCTTCAAACCATTTAGTTTTTCAGAAGTTTGTTCACTTCATTTTATAGATGTTTTGAAGGCAAATTGGCTTTatgtgcaaacattttattattgccAACAGCATTTATCCAGAGAcgaaaaaataatgtgttattCGTTATTCTATAACATAGTTAAATGTATAGTTACAGATGATAAGTTTTAACAAACccaaataaattgaaaagtCAAAACAGATACACCTTATTAGTAATGTAAATGTGAATCACTAATTGTGAATGTGAATGATCAacacatttttgtcaaatcataaatattaattcaGCAAACTCTTAATTTTAACCACTTACCAAATCATATCAGTTATCAAATATACTGCAATGCGCAAAACaagatttttaatatttgcaatcagGAACTTTGGCACCACTGACCAAAAATGAAatccaaattatgttttttacattaGCTTTCAATATaacaagtttcatcactatCAATCAATCCTTACTTAAGATATTGAGTGGAAACAATTGTCAATATTAAGTAACTACCCAAACAATCCTGGGGTATGTCTTCACATAAGCTTAACACACAGcgagtttcatgaatataaattattccTTATTGAAGTTATCGAGccaaaactatttttctattagaaagagtgaccttgaccttgacccaataGAAAAGCGATCCATAACCTACACATCAAAATACATCACTACCCACCAATACTACCTTCTATTATTGAGCAGAaagcattttattaatttatagtAACAGTGAACTGAAACCAACACAAGCCAAGTTACGTCTGATCAATTTTCATCACTTTccatcaatgctaactaaagctATGATGAACACCTggtttatgttatatttagtCTATTTTCTATCATTTTCAGCTTACAACTCTAACAAAGTAGTTATCACGATACAATATCAGAACAGGATTGTGAGTTACTGTCAGATTATATTGTAAACTAAATCACTCTTTATCAATTTGAAGGTCAATCTATATATGGAACAATGTCAAACTGTTATTTTGTGTGATTTATATACCATAAAATCACTGTCCAAAATAATATCAGTGTTGTGTGACCCACTGGCAATGCAAAAGCATACATTCACTACATGACCTCAGAATTGTCTTGTTTACAAATGGTGATTCACAGAGAAAACAGTtgcagtttaagaaaaaaaactcattAAAGACCTGCTTTGTGCTTATTAAGTCATGAGCATCAACAAGTGATCTGGTAAGACAGGCGCTTTCAATGAATAGTGACCATTCCAATCAAGTAGCATGTGCTTTTCCAAATACACCCCAAATGTAGTATAAAATAACACCAACAACTGCAACATCTGACATATTAAAGCctcaaaaaaaatatcacaagaTGTAAGAACAAATCTAGGTCTCTCTTCCAGAACTGTCACTGTTTGACTCTGAGCCTTCATCTAATATTGGAGTTATAGTGTCTTTCATTGAGGTGTCTTCTCCATTTAAATCTTTTCTGCAAACTGGACAAGTGCCATgctaaaagcaaaataaataatgacaatatgttagagtttaaatgttaaatgcaaCATACCAAGCTAAATGCTTGGAATTTTTAAACTCATCCAAGACAGGGTATTTAATAAATGGCTAAGCTATGAAATGGTGATCCTGACAACAGAGCTTACTACAtttgtcaaacctaactaagaATCTTCATCTTTCATGGGCAGAATTTTCACTTTTTAAGCATTAGTATGACCCATGAGTGTTGACCAACagaacaaaaaagtaaaattgattCAATGTTCATGACTTCATTCATAAGTCATACATTCATAAGTCATACATCCCATGATAACAATTGTAAAgagtttcattcaaattattacTGCTGATTTATATGCTTCTCTGTTATATCAAAAACATCACTCCTTCACGCATACCATTTTCAGCCATGTCACTATGCAGTCATTGTGGTAATGATGATCACAGGGTAGCTTTCGAACTTCTTCATCGAGTTTAAAATCATCCATACAAACAGAGCATTGTAAAACATTgtctaaaacaaaaaataatttgttaattttaatatacgAATGAAATGATGCAAAAGCTAGATAAAAATTCAGAATGTTATGAAGCTGAATGAAAATACttaatgttaattttcatttatcagAAAGTGGCAAAACTCAACAAAAAAAttaaccagagttatgggccttgctatttGACATTGTCAGTGCCAACTTGTATACCAAGGTtcaattgaatgttttatatagCTATTGCAAAGGATTAAGATTTCTCACAACAATTACTCCTAGGCTATAACCAAACCTCAACTTTTTCGAGGAGATAAAAAAAGAATTTGGTTTTAAGATACcttcattcaaaaataaatccTAGGCTATTCCAGTCTGTTTTTTGACTATATTGCTGAACACTCACCAACTTGTGTCTGGGTGACTTTTACAGAGGGAAGAGCATCTATTCGTTCCTGACCAGCGGGTGGTGCACCAGAACCCTCCAGCTGGTTCAGAAGCTGTAAATACACATGCCATTAGGATCTCTGACTGTCAATCACTGGACATTTCctgtactacatgtacatgtgtaacaCATGCCATTACGGTTCTCTGACAATCAATCTAAGGCTCAAACTGGACATTTCccaaactacatgtacatgtgtaacaCATGCCATTACGGTTCTCTGACAATCAATCTAAGGCTCAAactggacattttttccaaactacatgtacatgtgtaacaCATGCCATTAGGTTCTCTGACTATCAATCTCAGGCTAACACATCCCAGACTACACGTAGACACGCGTTATTCAAAACATGCATGACTTCATCTGAGTTATTTGATATTACATGCTTCTTTTTAAGACATTAAttcaactatttttaaataagaaaagcACTGACAGTTCCAATACTCAGACTTGCTTACCTGTGTTATAATGGCATCCAATCCACCTGCGCCCCATGCATAGTCCTCTGGGTTACCATGTATAGGCATGATATTTCTGAAAACATAAGGTGCACTTAATTTCAGTTCGTGTCCAATAAGTTGAATCTACATGTAGAGCTTGAGCAAATATCCTTTTTAGACCACATCTTTTCAATCAAAATTCCCTATATATACCGGTATCTAGTAATTAActacaaacatatcaaatgcAATTTCTTTTCTCTTTAAGCTCAATTTCAATGTCATGATAATACATAATCAGGGAGACAAACTTACATTGGAATGCCTGGCATTCCAAATCCACCACCAGCATGGCCTATTCCATCATCTAAACGTTCGGAGAAATACTGAAACAACCTACAAGGTAGATAAAAGCAGAACCATTTTAGTAAAGGTAACAGAATAAACAAGAACATAAGCAGGGAAAACAAGCTCTAAACCAGCCCAACTTGAAATATAATTCTTGAATATATCTGCATTCACTTAATCCCACTGATTAATGAGTGTATTATAAGATCAATTTCTCTTGGTTGTCATGTCATATATCTTGCAACCCAATTGTTTGGCTGGAAATGGTACAAaaggtttatttgaattttcaaGATGAATTTTAATTCAGCTTCGGAAAGTgcttcttattttaataaatttcttcATCTTAAATTTTGTCATGGTCTGAAAGACATATGAAAGAGCGCTGCACACTGTTCTTTTTACAGCATGTGCATCCTTCTACatagattttcattttattatgattataaataatacGAGGGTCAAGATGGCCCTAAATCGTTCATCTTATTGGACAAAgggttttaaagttattgatcggacacaATACTGGACACCTCCTGCCCATGCGATGCAGGTAAAACTAGAATACTTCCCATTTTTGAAACAGGTGTATTAATCATGAAAATGAATCAACATGGGCTGAAGGTATACAGGGTCATCTTagaaacatatctttaaaattatttggaaatACAGCTGTTGTTTCTtagaagaagattttcaaagttttttctttgggttgccatggcaaccagagttctgcatggaactACCCAAGGAACAATCATGTGAAGTTTGGCTGAAAATGTCCACTCCTAGTGGTATAGGAGAATTagttatttgaaagaaaatgttgacgACAGACAATCACTCTATCACAAAAGCTCAagctaattttttttttcaaatatggcacttgaaacataatattattttgattacaCCCAATTCCTAAGATTTTCTCTCAAATTCATAATGCTCAAGTTCTTCAAAGCCTGGTACTTTTTTCCTTTAGCATCCCATGTGTTTATGTTATTGATGTCAGTTGGTTCAATTTCAGATATGTCGCATGCACTGTACCTCATTTCCAAGTTTTGACTCAGTACATGTACCTACCCTTGTAGGTATTGGTTCCGTAAAGGTCTAGTTCTCCTGTATGAGACACGGGGCTGAAAGGCCCTGTTCTGTCTGCGGGAGGTGCCTTCCCTCTCTTCATCATCTGAGTCACGGTCCCTTGCCCAAGCCACACCCTCATCACGCTCTGCTGTGTGGTTCCGAAAACTCTCCAGGAAAGCCCTTCCCCAAAGCTGAATCaaatgaatttgaataagaaatCAGTTTTTCTTACACAGGAGCTGGTGAAAGCCAAAccttttttcatatataattcaTACTAGATAATGATAGTCCACaacattttaaactgtattCTCCCTTCTATGTTAGTTAAAATAAAGGAAATCCCTGTTAAGTATTCAGTTGCAGTAAATTCAACAAACCAAACATGTTTGATGTGGTCTAAGAAATTTAcagttaaaaatgatttttttgcaacCTTCCTTTTCTCTAAAGGATAGAAATACTTAATGTCCAAATCTAAGAAGTACATGTTGTCTTAATTATTAGAACTATTTGAAATTTCTGAGAAGTAAGAAAAGCttacaggaaaaaaacattCTGAATGTATCAATGGAGAAGAAATTCTGATGTTATGTCATGTTGTACCTCTGCAAATTGTGTTGCTGGGTCAGCTCTCTGGTGGCTGCCTTCTGAGTTGGATCCCCCTGCTGCTTCATTGCCGTTCCTGTTAGATAGCAAAACATAATGTTGTTCTTGCTGAATAAACTAGAGGTATCACTGGATGTCATAATTAAGTATCACTATGCTCCTTGATTGACCTAGTATGTCTGTGAGAAGGcatcaattattttaagttaatgGTCTGACTTTTAATAGAAATAAGGACTATAACATCTGTGAAACAGGCATGAAATTGTTAATTGATCGTTAAAATAGTGTTTCTTTTGTGCagtttaagtcaatacctcaaaaacaaacagtaaaacagTGATACGATGTCCCCAATGACCCAAGATTCCATTTAAGTCTGTTATGTAATGTCTTACAATCTATTTTTGAAATTGGCAGTTTACTTCAGCACTGATTATGtattgcgttgtggaaatcgccaatatgatcaaaatatgtcttaatatactaaatgtgaaaatataaaagaaaaaccaataaatgaataaatagttaagtttgtgtttacaaaaaaaCCCACATTCTCTATACAAACGACATAAGAATACAATTAAATTCTTGTCATTAacttttcacaattatcttctAAAATGCCCTTCTCAAGTATTAGCGGGCATGCGTCAACAGTGATAATCGTTTTTTCACGCCTTTTCAAATTCCCTTTCatctgtcattgcaattttacaacttgcgaaaatgaTAACACTGgccaattgtttgtttattttggaacatgcTTTCCATAAAttgtgtgaaattatgaccttgaGGTAATCATacggttttgtgcatgatttgtgtacttgggactgGCAATGGTGCTGGACTCCTCTacttatttaggtttcgatCCAGCCtctgtatattttttaagaaaaaagagGGAATAATTGTTGGGACTATGCTTCAGCCTCAACTGACCACCATttttcgaacgaccgcagttttactgtataaagTAATGGACGGAAACAGTATACTTCTTCTTACTACAAAGGATTACAATCaaacaatgaagaaaaataaaaaaatacggCACCAacagttatggttcttgtgcactgcacgtCTCCTAAATGTGATCTATCTTTACCGTAAATCATTGAGTATAGGACACACTTTTTTGCCTAgaatttctataaataaaatgccCGTGTCTTACATACAagtcaaaatatgtttgtttacatttcacttcAAAGGGATGCTACTCACATCGATTGATGGATTTAGTTATAATGGCAGTAGAAAATCGGGTACAGTTAGCATCGGCAGAggacaataaataaaagtagtttattatttttaagtttcgAATTTGTACGAC from Mya arenaria isolate MELC-2E11 chromosome 3, ASM2691426v1 harbors:
- the LOC128227957 gene encoding E3 ubiquitin-protein ligase RNF115-like, with translation MAEAVVQNLEQTGDSKFYCHQCSVEIKPKLPDFTCPRCDNGFIEEITENGNEAAGGSNSEGSHQRADPATQFAELWGRAFLESFRNHTAERDEGVAWARDRDSDDEEREGTSRRQNRAFQPRVSYRRTRPLRNQYLQGLFQYFSERLDDGIGHAGGGFGMPGIPINIMPIHGNPEDYAWGAGGLDAIITQLLNQLEGSGAPPAGQERIDALPSVKVTQTQVDNVLQCSVCMDDFKLDEEVRKLPCDHHYHNDCIVTWLKMHGTCPVCRKDLNGEDTSMKDTITPILDEGSESNSDSSGRET